A section of the Hippea sp. KM1 genome encodes:
- the cas6 gene encoding CRISPR-associated endoribonuclease Cas6: MRFGVRFRLNPGEFLPSDYRRHALSFIKEALKTADEELFEQYYSKQNKQKPFTFSLSFKPSQKKEKGKIYLQSQDVVFYFSSFDAATLIALYNGIKEMSKNKSLSYFNNELSVSKIFYVNTRSITYTTITFKTLSPILVRNIEDKKGKGFLKAKDPMFFENLFFNVKSMAREFLKYDLQKDEFNVVDHNLTYSIASLYGGEIANKGLITINAPIPILELIYHAGIGAKRSQGFGMLEVMG; this comes from the coding sequence ATGCGGTTTGGTGTGAGGTTTAGACTAAATCCTGGGGAGTTTTTGCCTTCGGATTATCGCAGACATGCACTATCGTTTATCAAAGAAGCCCTAAAAACAGCGGATGAGGAGTTGTTTGAGCAGTACTATTCAAAGCAGAACAAACAAAAGCCTTTCACATTCTCGTTAAGCTTTAAACCGTCCCAAAAGAAGGAGAAGGGCAAAATCTACCTACAGTCGCAAGATGTTGTATTTTACTTCTCGTCCTTTGATGCAGCAACTTTAATTGCCTTGTACAACGGTATTAAAGAGATGTCAAAAAACAAGAGCTTGAGTTACTTTAACAACGAACTGTCCGTATCAAAAATTTTTTATGTTAACACAAGAAGCATCACATACACCACCATAACCTTCAAGACGCTATCGCCGATTCTTGTCAGAAACATAGAAGATAAAAAGGGGAAGGGCTTTTTAAAGGCTAAAGATCCAATGTTCTTTGAAAACCTCTTTTTTAATGTAAAAAGCATGGCGCGGGAGTTCTTAAAATATGACCTTCAAAAAGATGAATTTAATGTTGTGGATCACAATCTGACATATAGCATAGCAAGTCTGTATGGCGGTGAGATAGCAAATAAGGGGCTAATAACAATCAATGCGCCTATACCCATATTGGAGCTTATATACCATGCCGGTATCGGCGCAAAGCGTTCACAGGGTTTTGGCATGCTGGAGGTGATGGGGTGA
- a CDS encoding sensor domain-containing protein, with protein MEDRSFGLFSKKECKQMRMLLNALQIPSLLINRKHEILFQNNMSRRLFGAKIGGICWEEFWGGKTLPDHQKNLYRHGIITDDMRCTFCESDRALDEKKPIMKELKLANNYWESWWVPITDDIFLHYFINITKIKESEEKYRESEKFLRQIADLVPDLIWAKDVNKRFIFTNKATCKTLLNTENTDEPIGKTLDYFVRKIKQKRPSDDSYYTIDKICNQTDNKVLASKKAEQFEEAGNIKGKRVYLDVIKVPWFEENGSLKGIIGTARDITKQKLIENELKKTQEELKQSLSYHKALFKNNAAMMLVVDEKRTIIDVNPAFLKAFKYTKEELVGKNTSILHINKEYYEKFFLQYKDILDGKRETDTTEFCFKRKDNTLLWAEVKGSYIKLSEGKTGIIWSAIDTTQIHQLKEQLKHQAMHDQLTDLYNRYALEEELTRAIERAKRNNTLLAVCLIDLDNFKPINDKYGHEVGDIVLKTIAKRLKATIRKSDFLARFGGDEFVLLLENIKGQECLESIFKKIEKAVREPIYIDGQRKVNVGLSMGVCVYPKATPDNPDLLLRNSDIAMYEAKKNKDKRDRFYQMYCHLTANTSQ; from the coding sequence ATGGAAGATAGGTCTTTTGGTTTGTTTAGCAAGAAAGAATGCAAACAGATGCGGATGCTTCTTAATGCCCTTCAAATACCATCTCTTCTAATAAACAGAAAGCACGAGATACTCTTTCAGAACAACATGTCAAGGCGGTTATTCGGGGCAAAGATTGGCGGTATCTGCTGGGAGGAGTTCTGGGGTGGTAAAACACTCCCAGATCATCAGAAAAACCTATACAGGCATGGCATAATAACAGACGATATGCGTTGCACATTTTGCGAGTCAGACAGGGCCCTTGATGAGAAAAAGCCCATAATGAAAGAGTTAAAGCTGGCTAACAACTATTGGGAATCGTGGTGGGTGCCCATAACCGACGATATATTCCTTCACTATTTCATAAACATAACAAAAATCAAAGAGAGCGAAGAAAAATACAGGGAATCGGAGAAATTCCTCAGGCAGATAGCAGACCTGGTGCCGGATTTAATATGGGCAAAGGATGTAAACAAAAGATTTATCTTCACAAACAAAGCCACATGCAAAACACTTCTAAACACAGAAAACACCGACGAGCCGATAGGCAAAACATTAGATTACTTCGTTAGAAAGATAAAACAAAAAAGGCCTTCTGATGATAGCTATTACACAATAGACAAGATCTGCAACCAAACAGATAACAAGGTCCTGGCATCCAAAAAAGCTGAGCAGTTTGAAGAAGCGGGAAACATAAAGGGTAAAAGGGTATACCTCGATGTCATAAAGGTTCCATGGTTTGAAGAAAACGGCTCCCTAAAGGGCATAATAGGCACAGCAAGGGATATAACAAAACAGAAACTAATAGAAAACGAACTAAAGAAAACGCAAGAAGAGCTCAAACAATCGCTATCCTATCACAAAGCCCTGTTTAAAAATAACGCCGCTATGATGCTCGTGGTAGATGAAAAAAGAACAATCATAGATGTAAACCCGGCTTTTCTTAAGGCATTCAAATACACAAAAGAAGAGTTGGTAGGCAAAAACACATCAATCCTCCACATAAACAAAGAGTATTACGAAAAATTCTTTCTGCAATACAAAGACATACTCGATGGAAAGAGGGAAACAGATACAACCGAGTTCTGTTTCAAAAGAAAAGACAACACACTGCTGTGGGCCGAGGTTAAGGGATCGTATATAAAACTATCAGAAGGCAAGACGGGCATTATCTGGAGTGCGATAGATACAACGCAAATCCACCAACTAAAGGAACAACTGAAACATCAGGCAATGCACGACCAATTAACAGACCTATACAACAGATATGCATTAGAAGAAGAGCTAACAAGAGCCATAGAAAGGGCAAAGAGAAACAACACATTGCTTGCCGTTTGCCTTATAGATTTGGATAACTTCAAACCCATAAACGATAAATATGGACATGAGGTTGGAGATATTGTTCTAAAAACCATCGCCAAAAGACTAAAGGCAACGATAAGAAAATCAGACTTTCTTGCAAGGTTTGGAGGGGATGAATTCGTTTTGCTTTTAGAAAACATAAAGGGACAAGAATGTCTTGAGTCCATATTCAAAAAAATAGAAAAAGCTGTAAGGGAACCTATTTACATAGACGGACAAAGAAAAGTAAATGTGGGTTTGAGCATGGGTGTTTGCGTGTATCCTAAAGCCACACCTGACAATCCCGACCTGCTTTTACGCAACAGCGATATAGCTATGTATGAAGCAAAAAAGAATAAGGACAAACGGGATAGGTTTTATCAGATGTATTGCCATCTAACAGCAAACACCTCTCAATAA
- a CDS encoding NfeD family protein, which yields MCSFIEFLMVFAFILIIIEFLISSGGIFAFSGITAFILSMVLLFIMDITIPRIVLDVAIPSFIILASLSLISVYLAYKAQKRKPIIDGKQIIGKTAVCTKPITPQTEGQIEVDGEIWTATAEEAIDKGEKVVIIDQDSLKVRVGKLTDQQNP from the coding sequence ATGTGTTCCTTTATAGAATTTCTGATGGTGTTTGCATTCATACTGATAATCATAGAATTCCTCATAAGCAGCGGAGGCATATTTGCTTTTTCGGGCATAACAGCCTTTATTTTAAGCATGGTGCTTTTGTTCATAATGGATATAACCATACCAAGAATTGTTTTGGATGTCGCTATACCATCCTTCATAATACTCGCATCACTAAGCCTGATAAGTGTATATCTCGCCTACAAAGCCCAAAAAAGGAAACCCATTATCGATGGAAAACAGATCATCGGCAAGACGGCCGTATGCACAAAACCTATAACCCCCCAGACTGAAGGACAGATAGAGGTGGACGGCGAAATCTGGACAGCCACAGCAGAAGAGGCCATCGATAAAGGCGAAAAGGTTGTTATAATCGATCAGGATTCACTCAAGGTAAGGGTCGGAAAGCTCACCGATCAGCAAAATCCCTAA
- a CDS encoding ATP-binding protein, translating to MKCRRCKKEAEVELRSHNAAFCRDCFLLFFYNQLNKAIKQFRMFTKKQRILLAVSGGKDSMSLWLALVELGYDVTALFVDLGISGFSELARKKVVAFSERFNAPLRVVDLKEEGIPIPEVVKKLKRPACAVCGRIKRYYFNMEGLRGGFDVLATGHNLDDETSRLFSNVLHWKMEYLEDQAPVLPDEDGLLRKVKPFFRLTEFEIAAYAFFKGIDYLTSGCPFSKGATFSSYKRHLNRIEYESPATKIDFYQGFLKNLRPLLKKKAKEELHHCRVCGYPTFGDVCFVCRLKGFE from the coding sequence ATGAAGTGTAGAAGGTGTAAGAAAGAGGCTGAGGTTGAATTAAGAAGCCACAATGCTGCGTTCTGTAGGGACTGCTTTTTGCTGTTTTTTTACAATCAGCTAAACAAGGCTATAAAACAGTTTAGAATGTTTACCAAAAAGCAGAGGATACTTCTTGCTGTGTCGGGTGGCAAGGATAGCATGTCGTTGTGGCTTGCTTTAGTTGAGCTTGGCTATGATGTAACGGCCTTATTTGTGGATTTGGGTATATCGGGATTTAGTGAGCTGGCAAGAAAGAAGGTTGTGGCCTTTTCAGAAAGATTCAATGCTCCGCTTAGGGTTGTTGATTTAAAAGAAGAGGGTATACCCATACCCGAGGTGGTTAAAAAGCTAAAAAGGCCTGCATGTGCTGTTTGCGGAAGGATTAAGCGCTATTACTTCAATATGGAGGGCTTAAGGGGCGGTTTTGATGTATTGGCAACCGGTCATAATTTAGACGATGAGACATCGAGGCTCTTTTCCAATGTTTTGCATTGGAAGATGGAATACCTCGAGGATCAGGCGCCGGTTTTACCTGACGAAGATGGACTTTTAAGGAAGGTTAAGCCGTTTTTTAGACTGACTGAGTTTGAGATTGCGGCCTATGCATTCTTCAAAGGCATCGATTATTTAACAAGCGGATGTCCCTTTAGCAAGGGGGCGACATTCTCCTCTTACAAGAGGCACCTAAACAGGATAGAGTATGAATCGCCCGCCACAAAGATAGACTTCTATCAGGGTTTTTTGAAAAACTTAAGGCCTCTTTTGAAGAAAAAGGCAAAAGAGGAGCTTCACCACTGCAGGGTTTGCGGCTATCCCACATTTGGCGATGTTTGTTTTGTTTGCAGGCTTAAGGGTTTTGAATAG
- the priA gene encoding replication restart helicase PriA codes for MFFYSVLFPLAIDEGFVYRSDKRLKVGQRVLVDFKGRVRIGVVLKEEDEPDYQTKPVIEQLDEEPVVSCELIKTLEFFSFYFMAAKGMLLRSALPKKLFETKKPIDLKPVVASLEFRERPFKLNMQQEEIVNSIDTEGFSVNLIFGVTGSGKTEVYLSLIERVLRRGKKAVVLVPEIALTPQYIDVFSQRFSNEAISVIHSRLTGRQKFDNWIDFNTGRRPILIGTRSAVFVNFKDVGIVVVDEENDESYKQESQPLYNAKDVAIYRAKSVGIPVILSSATPSFETYYKAKTGKFRMFEMHQRVGGIRLPEVEFVRPDGDELFAKETLEAIGDTLNSKKTVAVLINRRGFSNYLVCGDCGYVFLCPNCSVSLKFHKKEDVLKCHWCDGVFEVFRSCPKCGSLNVLHRGVGSQMIEEELKRAFPGAVIERFDRDSTAKKGEFNRIINSLRDGKIDILIGTQMLSKGHDISQIGLVVVFDFESLFVMPDFRAEERAVSLIMQTAGRSGRREPGRVIIQLNSQDNPFLKYIKEHDYEGFVESGLKIRRLMNYPPFSRLIRVVSESTNKDKAWELIGLVKERLEGRFDFLGPSRCPIFRLRNRYRYHIIIKSSSIIEDIAYLKGSVYNELMKGKQKGGQGGLYFDVDPISFF; via the coding sequence GTGTTTTTCTATAGCGTGCTCTTTCCTTTGGCTATAGATGAAGGTTTTGTCTATAGGTCGGATAAAAGGTTGAAGGTTGGCCAGAGGGTGCTGGTTGATTTTAAGGGCAGGGTCAGGATAGGTGTTGTTTTAAAAGAAGAAGATGAACCCGATTATCAAACAAAGCCTGTAATTGAGCAATTAGATGAAGAACCCGTTGTAAGTTGTGAGCTTATTAAGACCCTTGAGTTTTTCTCCTTCTATTTCATGGCAGCCAAAGGCATGCTCCTTAGGAGTGCTCTTCCTAAAAAGCTGTTCGAAACAAAAAAACCCATAGATTTAAAACCCGTCGTTGCCTCATTAGAATTCAGAGAAAGGCCTTTTAAGCTGAACATGCAGCAAGAGGAGATTGTAAATAGCATAGATACGGAAGGCTTTTCTGTGAATCTAATCTTCGGGGTTACTGGAAGCGGCAAAACAGAGGTGTATTTAAGCCTTATAGAGAGGGTTTTGAGGAGGGGTAAAAAGGCCGTTGTTTTGGTGCCAGAGATCGCTCTGACACCTCAATACATAGATGTTTTTTCTCAGCGTTTCTCCAATGAGGCCATTAGTGTTATACACTCCAGGCTTACCGGAAGGCAGAAGTTTGACAACTGGATTGATTTCAATACAGGCAGAAGGCCTATTCTTATTGGCACCCGATCGGCTGTGTTTGTCAATTTCAAGGATGTGGGGATTGTTGTTGTTGATGAAGAGAACGACGAGTCGTATAAACAGGAGAGCCAGCCGCTATACAACGCAAAGGATGTTGCCATCTATCGGGCAAAAAGCGTGGGGATTCCCGTTATCTTGAGCTCTGCAACACCCTCCTTTGAAACATATTACAAGGCAAAAACGGGGAAGTTCAGGATGTTTGAAATGCATCAAAGGGTCGGCGGGATAAGGTTGCCCGAGGTGGAGTTTGTTAGGCCCGATGGCGATGAGTTATTTGCTAAAGAGACGCTTGAGGCCATCGGTGATACCCTGAACTCAAAAAAGACGGTGGCGGTGCTCATAAACAGGAGGGGTTTTTCTAACTATCTGGTCTGCGGCGATTGCGGCTATGTGTTTCTTTGCCCGAATTGCAGTGTATCGTTGAAGTTTCACAAGAAGGAGGATGTCTTAAAGTGCCACTGGTGCGACGGTGTATTTGAGGTTTTTAGGAGTTGCCCTAAGTGCGGTTCTTTGAATGTGCTCCATAGGGGTGTGGGTTCTCAGATGATTGAGGAGGAGCTAAAAAGGGCCTTTCCTGGGGCTGTTATAGAGAGGTTTGATAGGGACTCCACGGCTAAAAAAGGCGAATTCAACAGGATTATAAATAGCCTGAGGGATGGGAAGATAGACATACTCATAGGCACCCAGATGTTATCCAAGGGGCATGATATATCGCAGATAGGGCTTGTTGTGGTTTTTGATTTTGAATCGCTGTTTGTTATGCCGGATTTTAGGGCTGAGGAGAGGGCGGTCTCTTTAATCATGCAGACAGCCGGCAGAAGCGGCAGAAGGGAGCCGGGCAGGGTTATAATACAGCTGAATAGCCAGGATAACCCCTTTCTAAAATACATAAAGGAGCATGATTATGAGGGTTTTGTTGAGAGTGGCCTCAAAATTAGGAGGCTTATGAATTATCCCCCCTTTAGCAGGCTTATCAGGGTGGTTTCTGAGTCCACCAATAAAGATAAGGCCTGGGAGTTGATAGGTTTGGTGAAGGAGAGGCTTGAGGGTAGGTTTGATTTTCTTGGGCCTTCACGATGCCCTATTTTTAGGTTGAGAAATAGATACAGGTATCATATAATCATAAAAAGCAGTTCTATTATTGAGGATATAGCATACCTGAAGGGTAGTGTTTATAATGAACTTATGAAAGGTAAGCAAAAGGGTGGGCAGGGTGGACTGTATTTTGATGTTGACCCTATAAGCTTTTTTTAA
- the rpsU gene encoding 30S ribosomal protein S21, with translation MPGVIVREDENFEEALKRFKKQCERAGILSEIKKRERYEKPSERRKKKALAARKKLLKRLKMMKKR, from the coding sequence TTGCCGGGCGTTATTGTAAGGGAGGATGAGAACTTCGAGGAGGCTCTGAAGAGGTTTAAGAAGCAGTGTGAAAGGGCTGGGATACTCTCAGAAATCAAAAAGAGGGAGAGATACGAGAAACCCAGCGAGAGAAGGAAGAAGAAGGCTTTAGCAGCAAGAAAGAAGCTCCTTAAACGCCTCAAGATGATGAAAAAGAGGTAG
- a CDS encoding Rqc2 family fibronectin-binding protein, which translates to MNHYLFKYAIEQSRDIFLEKKVRSLHCHPFGIYSISFYDTNKRLYFSLSPQNSFLMPFEDKLKDEIKDCPNFMMFLSKKLKGLRLTGIQQSYSERVVYFILEDKRGHIVYEYRLVFEIMGRLANLILTDGEGAVIQAYKYTDSSRQIAPKKPYIPPVSNMPDILKDDEALLVLKYRHNEDILGLSGHLRRFLTDERMFLGFVRSARDAFEKRSFELHLYPKNEVYPFYMPISVRRVDNGFLYNMFIEKPQRVEFDNIKSNLRRVFTRRLNSLKRRLEKVRGELKKAEDYDKFRIYAENLFARPNLKVGYEGFVEVEDLYTKESIKIPINPELNIFENAQNFYKKYKKAKHSIEIVKQRLIQTEEEIGFIRQLLFDLEQATTVDDVESIKSIAQKEGLIKLPLKPKKRKGLDYLPYEHMVIEGYDAYVGKNAYGNDIVSLKLASKNDLWFHAKGIAGSHVVLKVPSKLQDVDDSVKIKAARIAACRSGAKKLEMVDVDYTQAKYVKKPKNAKTGMVIYSNFKTIRVRKDECS; encoded by the coding sequence ATGAATCACTATCTTTTTAAATACGCCATAGAGCAATCAAGGGATATATTCTTAGAAAAAAAAGTTAGATCCCTTCATTGTCATCCTTTTGGTATTTACTCTATCTCGTTTTACGATACTAATAAAAGATTGTATTTTAGCCTATCACCCCAGAACAGCTTTTTGATGCCCTTTGAAGATAAGCTAAAGGATGAGATTAAGGATTGCCCTAACTTTATGATGTTTCTGTCTAAGAAACTAAAGGGGCTAAGGCTTACAGGGATTCAGCAGAGCTATTCTGAAAGGGTTGTGTATTTTATCCTTGAGGACAAAAGGGGCCATATTGTTTATGAGTATAGATTGGTCTTTGAGATAATGGGAAGACTGGCCAATCTGATATTAACCGATGGGGAAGGGGCTGTTATTCAGGCGTATAAATACACAGATTCATCGAGGCAGATTGCCCCCAAAAAGCCTTACATTCCGCCTGTATCCAATATGCCCGATATTTTAAAGGATGATGAGGCCCTCCTGGTGTTAAAGTATAGGCATAATGAAGATATATTGGGGCTTTCTGGGCATTTGAGGAGGTTTTTGACCGATGAACGGATGTTTTTAGGGTTTGTTAGGTCTGCAAGGGATGCCTTTGAAAAAAGAAGCTTTGAGCTGCACCTGTATCCTAAAAATGAGGTCTATCCGTTTTATATGCCCATATCCGTTCGCCGTGTTGATAATGGGTTTCTCTACAATATGTTCATAGAAAAGCCGCAAAGGGTTGAGTTTGACAATATAAAATCGAACTTAAGGAGGGTCTTTACAAGAAGGCTTAACTCCTTAAAGAGGAGGCTTGAGAAGGTTAGGGGTGAGCTTAAAAAGGCGGAGGATTACGATAAATTCAGGATTTATGCAGAAAATCTCTTTGCAAGGCCCAATCTCAAGGTGGGTTATGAGGGTTTTGTCGAGGTTGAGGATCTCTATACGAAGGAAAGTATCAAAATACCCATAAATCCAGAGTTGAACATCTTTGAGAATGCTCAGAATTTCTATAAAAAGTACAAGAAGGCCAAACACAGTATAGAGATAGTAAAACAGAGGCTTATTCAAACTGAAGAGGAGATAGGATTTATCAGGCAGCTCTTGTTTGACCTTGAGCAGGCCACAACGGTTGATGATGTTGAAAGTATAAAGTCTATCGCGCAGAAGGAGGGTTTGATAAAGCTCCCTCTGAAACCAAAAAAACGCAAGGGGCTTGATTACTTACCGTATGAACACATGGTAATAGAGGGGTATGATGCCTATGTGGGCAAGAATGCATATGGCAACGATATAGTCAGCCTTAAACTTGCCTCAAAGAACGATTTATGGTTTCATGCAAAGGGTATTGCGGGCTCTCATGTGGTTTTAAAGGTGCCCTCGAAGTTGCAAGATGTTGATGATAGTGTTAAAATAAAGGCAGCAAGAATAGCGGCATGCAGAAGCGGGGCTAAAAAATTAGAGATGGTCGATGTGGATTATACGCAGGCTAAGTATGTGAAAAAGCCCAAGAATGCCAAAACGGGAATGGTTATTTACTCTAACTTTAAAACAATCAGGGTGAGGAAGGATGAATGTAGTTGA
- a CDS encoding CvpA family protein: MNVVDIALGLFLLVLAIRGLIRGLIREVFGLAALVGGVLAAHMFGRGVGSYIEHTFPVAPVVAYGFAFFSIFLIVYLVLIFVGFILSSMAKKIELGGLDMFFGFIFGAFKGLLMIAVVAFVLNAFPSFYGLSMNLKKESYIYGFVDRNLNKMDITQLINRLKQKKARVNNGGKK; this comes from the coding sequence ATGAATGTAGTTGATATAGCTTTGGGGTTGTTTTTGTTAGTGCTTGCTATAAGGGGCCTAATCAGGGGGCTTATAAGGGAGGTGTTTGGTCTGGCTGCCCTTGTTGGTGGTGTTCTGGCTGCCCATATGTTTGGCAGGGGGGTTGGCAGCTATATTGAACACACATTCCCTGTTGCCCCTGTTGTTGCATACGGGTTTGCGTTTTTCTCTATATTCTTGATTGTGTATCTGGTCTTGATCTTTGTCGGTTTTATTCTGTCTTCTATGGCAAAGAAGATCGAGCTTGGTGGTCTGGATATGTTTTTTGGTTTTATATTCGGAGCCTTTAAGGGGCTTTTGATGATAGCCGTTGTGGCGTTTGTTTTGAATGCCTTTCCCTCTTTTTATGGTTTATCTATGAACCTTAAAAAGGAGTCGTATATATACGGTTTTGTTGATAGAAATCTAAATAAGATGGATATAACTCAGCTTATAAATAGATTGAAACAGAAAAAAGCCAGGGTGAATAACGGGGGTAAGAAATGA
- a CDS encoding M23 family metallopeptidase translates to MKKGRVLLFLVILIAAVYAVYQYTPLVRGNGIFISVDSPKAYYSSNKDIVIHVKDRYAPLKQITVKIVSLNTDVVLFKKTFTEPFLKSFDLSFRANKVVPEGKATFVVEVEDYSKGNYLNGFKKTVSFPVIVDSTPPKVILLSGTSRITIGGSALAVYYVKDENLSRVYLTVRHDGKEYPFRAYKASSVFSDPNVYLSFFTYELSKLRDYSTDIHAIDKAGNETIVHIPVYYNRRPIRKSKINITDSFIKTKVWTILQREGIQKKENLIQDFLYVNRKIREKNTETIRKICSNSEPRFLWKGRFLQLKDSKVTAKFNDERLYYYKGELKDTKFHKGYDLASIRNARVNAANSGKVVFEGYLGVYGNTIIIDHGFGVFSLYGHLQSFLVKEGDFVKRGQYIAITDTTGLAGGDHLHFDIIVDGYYVDPIEWWDRHWIKTHIYKVIDESKTRLSLLSQ, encoded by the coding sequence ATGAAAAAGGGTAGGGTGCTGCTTTTTCTTGTGATTCTCATTGCTGCTGTATATGCGGTTTATCAATACACGCCCCTTGTGAGGGGTAATGGCATCTTTATATCGGTCGATAGTCCAAAGGCCTATTACTCTTCGAATAAGGATATCGTTATACATGTGAAGGATAGATATGCTCCCCTTAAGCAGATTACCGTTAAGATAGTCTCTTTAAATACCGATGTTGTCCTGTTTAAGAAGACCTTTACTGAGCCTTTTCTGAAGAGTTTTGATTTAAGCTTTAGGGCTAATAAGGTTGTTCCTGAGGGTAAGGCAACCTTTGTTGTCGAGGTGGAGGATTACAGCAAGGGCAATTACTTAAATGGTTTTAAGAAGACCGTCTCTTTTCCTGTTATAGTCGATTCAACCCCACCGAAGGTGATACTTTTAAGCGGAACAAGCAGGATAACGATAGGCGGCAGTGCCCTGGCTGTGTATTATGTTAAGGATGAGAATCTATCAAGGGTGTATCTAACCGTCAGGCACGATGGCAAGGAGTATCCATTCAGGGCTTACAAGGCCAGCAGTGTGTTTTCAGACCCAAATGTGTATTTGAGTTTCTTTACCTATGAATTATCCAAGCTTAGGGATTATTCGACGGATATTCATGCTATAGACAAGGCAGGCAACGAGACGATTGTTCATATACCCGTCTATTACAATAGAAGGCCTATAAGGAAGAGTAAGATAAATATCACCGATAGTTTCATAAAGACCAAGGTCTGGACTATACTTCAAAGGGAGGGGATTCAAAAGAAGGAGAACCTCATTCAGGATTTCTTGTATGTTAACAGAAAGATAAGGGAGAAAAACACAGAAACAATCAGAAAGATATGTTCGAACTCTGAGCCCCGCTTCTTGTGGAAGGGTAGGTTTTTACAGCTTAAGGATTCAAAGGTTACAGCCAAGTTTAACGATGAGAGGCTGTATTATTACAAGGGTGAGCTTAAGGATACAAAGTTTCATAAGGGGTATGATCTTGCAAGTATTAGGAACGCAAGGGTGAATGCCGCCAATTCGGGTAAGGTGGTGTTTGAGGGCTATTTAGGTGTTTATGGCAACACAATAATTATAGATCACGGGTTCGGCGTGTTTAGTCTGTATGGCCACCTTCAAAGCTTTCTGGTTAAGGAGGGCGATTTTGTAAAGAGGGGTCAGTATATAGCAATCACGGATACAACGGGTTTGGCAGGAGGGGATCATTTGCACTTTGATATAATCGTGGATGGTTATTATGTTGACCCTATAGAGTGGTGGGATAGGCACTGGATCAAGACCCACATTTATAAGGTTATAGATGAATCCAAAACCCGCCTTTCACTCTTGAGTCAATAG
- a CDS encoding MATE family efflux transporter, with the protein MFKSVDPTKEPLLKSIVLLSIPMMLEMAAQNLFNLVDTYFVSRISYKAIGALVSSSITMMVIYSISIGISTACGMYIAYFWGAKKFSRAYFFYSNAFGFIVVLSLVLVAVFYFFLRDIVSLVGLKGDVFVYAYNYLSVSVLGLGLNFLFSLNNSSLRSISLPSLALIVMVLTNSLNAVLDPLFIFYLKMGIKGAAFSTIVSVFLGLALQLYFLFRRGFYIAFRVRLEIIKRIVKKGVYASLHLFFRIVSMLVLIRIIGGISQMAISGYSVVIRIYQVLLFLVFGIANASFVVVGQNFGAKRVDRLKRAPWYAILFGVCFVGLLNVVLYLNRDFMLGLFVNASGVFSIARDVLFFYFLSYPFVIASTIAARSSMALHDTKRPSMINLFNLWFFLLPLAYILSKHYGVKGVWASIAVSNLTAFLANMVLLKLNIRRAIYETAKG; encoded by the coding sequence GTGTTCAAAAGCGTTGATCCTACGAAAGAGCCGCTTCTAAAAAGCATAGTTTTGCTTTCTATACCCATGATGCTTGAGATGGCGGCTCAGAACCTCTTTAATTTGGTCGATACATACTTTGTTTCAAGAATATCGTATAAGGCCATAGGTGCACTCGTAAGCTCCAGCATAACCATGATGGTCATATATTCCATATCCATAGGCATATCAACGGCATGCGGCATGTATATTGCCTATTTCTGGGGGGCTAAAAAGTTCAGCAGGGCCTATTTTTTTTACTCCAACGCCTTTGGGTTTATAGTTGTTCTCTCCCTTGTTCTTGTTGCCGTATTTTACTTCTTTTTAAGGGATATTGTATCCCTTGTAGGTTTAAAGGGGGATGTTTTTGTGTATGCCTATAACTATCTTTCTGTCTCGGTTTTGGGTTTGGGGCTAAACTTCTTATTCAGCCTCAATAACTCCTCGTTGAGGTCTATATCGTTGCCGTCTTTAGCTTTGATTGTTATGGTTTTAACCAACTCACTCAATGCCGTATTGGATCCGTTGTTTATCTTTTATTTGAAGATGGGTATAAAAGGAGCTGCCTTTTCAACGATAGTGTCTGTTTTCTTGGGGCTTGCTTTGCAACTTTACTTTCTCTTCAGGCGAGGGTTTTATATAGCCTTTAGAGTCAGGCTTGAGATTATCAAAAGAATAGTGAAAAAAGGCGTTTATGCCAGCCTCCATCTGTTTTTCCGTATAGTTAGCATGCTTGTTTTAATAAGGATAATAGGCGGCATATCGCAGATGGCCATCTCTGGTTATTCTGTGGTAATAAGGATATATCAGGTACTTCTGTTTTTGGTCTTTGGGATTGCCAATGCATCCTTTGTTGTTGTGGGTCAGAACTTTGGTGCAAAGAGGGTTGATAGACTAAAGAGGGCCCCCTGGTATGCTATACTCTTTGGCGTATGCTTTGTGGGGTTGTTGAATGTGGTTTTGTATTTGAATAGGGATTTTATGCTGGGTTTGTTTGTTAATGCATCAGGTGTTTTCAGTATTGCAAGGGATGTGTTGTTCTTTTACTTTTTGAGCTATCCGTTTGTTATAGCCTCAACCATTGCAGCAAGGTCGTCCATGGCTTTGCACGATACAAAGAGACCGAGTATGATTAACCTGTTTAACCTGTGGTTTTTCCTTCTGCCTTTAGCCTATATTCTTTCTAAGCATTACGGCGTTAAGGGGGTTTGGGCCTCTATAGCCGTATCCAACCTTACTGCTTTTTTAGCAAATATGGTTTTGTTAAAACTCAACATAAGAAGGGCTATTTATGAGACTGCTAAGGGCTAA